The segment aaaatatgacatatgtcaaaatatttcattaaaacctaatttttcttcaatttttttccaatttttagtcatttttacctaaattatcaaagttttaagtaaaaaaataataaaaaaaaattgagaaataatcaaaaattttgacacctgtcatcttaaaaaacttcaaaaattcttaaatctACTCACCTTAACACGGAATCAACTTGTTCATTCGTCGCCGCATTCAATAACACCAAAGACCACACATGCGTCAAATAATCCATGGATTTCGGAAATTCATCTTCACGCAACGCCTTCTTCTTCAACTCGTCAAATTTGCTCGTCGGATAATTCAGCATGCCAAGCGAATGAAACAGAGCCGCCACATCTTGCGTACGacattcttcaaaatttttcaatgtccATTCCGCAACAGATTCCAAAAATTCCGTATTTCGATACCGCAAACAACCCAAACTCGTGACAATCGATCCAACAACGGCGGATTTTGTCGTGGTCGGAAGCGCTGCTTGGGCATCCGCACAAATTCGCTCAATTAACACGGTATCCCAAAAATTGAGGATTGCCATCGCATACAAGGCATCACTTGCGACTTTCATGTTCATTTTCTCCGAATTTGCCGTGATATTCGAAGCGACGGTGCGCAAAAGGGTCAAACTGCGATTTTTCTGCTGTGCCAAACTCGTGAGTACTTTTACCATTTGCGTTAAGGAGAGATTAGCGACGAGTTTTGAAGCTTCGTCTTCGCCCGTGACATGAAGTACGACATTGAGATCCGCTGCTCGATGCGCCGCATGTCGATCACTGCCCAAATTTGTGTTGCTCCGGTTCACGACGCGCCCCAAGATGCGACAAATGCCCGTGAAACGCTCATCTGACTCGTATTCCGAGGGTTTTACTTTCCCAATGGAACTCCATTGcgacaaaattgaaattatcgTCAACGCTTGCTTccgatttattttgttttccttATTCGTGCCGATGGATAACAGCTCATTGACGGTATTTGCCTTCAAAATTCTCTCGTCGACCAGCAACGAAGCCACACTCTTGTCCTTTGAGCTTTCATCCTTCAACGAGGCAAAGGCAGCAGCAACCATTCCTTCtaaaaaaccaaagaaaaaattcaattttggttaagaaaaacacaaaatcacGCACTTCTCCTGCCCGTTGACATCGTCGAAGCACTTTTAACTTCCTCCATACTCGTCACGTCAACTTTTGTCGTTTGTCCTTTGTCATCGGATGCCGCCCGGGACACTGCTGCCATCGAAGCTACTTCGCTGTGAGACCCTCGCTGCAACAGTCGAAAGGCAAAACACTTCCGAAGATGGCGATGCATGCTAAACATCTgcaattttcacgaaaaaagatCAATAATCGCCAAAATCCGGCAATGACACTCACTTTGCAGTCAAGTCACGGGGCACCTAAAGCTATTTGACGCGAGAATTAACCTCAGAATCCggtaaaaaaggagaaaattgaagaaattcttCCCCGAATGCGGTTGTATAATAAAGAATGAGACGAATTTGAGTGATAAATTAATTCGCAACACgctaattcaacaaaattttgtaattttcgtcCGAAATTAAACTCGTGTGGTTTGTTTTTGGCAGGAAAACAGTATAAAGTACcgtttttcttgaaaaacaaCTCAGATTTGTGTTCGAGTGGAAATTCAAAGTGCAGTAAAAAGTGATCAGAGacgaaattttccaatttcccAAGCAGTTTTTCCAAACATCGAGTGCTAATGAGCACTTGTGTCGGGATTTTATCGATTCAAACGTGAATTTGCCACATGAGCGTTCGTGTGGAAGTGAATTAgagactttatttattttcaactttttcaaaatgtcattTCTTTTGTAAGTATACACACACTTTCccctaaattttataaaaatatataattttttgcgtgTGTGTACGTGCGATTTCCTCGTATTTCTCGTGGATTCTCGCAAAAAGGAGTGATTGACGTTGTGCGagggtgatttttttctgttttgccgtttgaaaagttgaaaaaaaaaatatttacctccGCAAACAAAGCAAAAGATCTCCCACAATCACTTTTcatgtatgaaatttttcttgcttttctcTTCGTAGTCGCTCAAGCAAGACATTTAAGCCGAAAAAGAACATCCCCGAGGGCACACATCAGTATGACTTGATGAAACATGCCGCAGCGACTTTGGGCTCCGGAAATCTAAGAAATGCGGTGCAGTTGCCCGATGGCGAAGACCTGAACGAATGGGTTGCTGTAAATagtaagtttttgtttgaaagcCAAATTACTTTCGAAGTTTTTGTCCCTTGCAAAAccaaaaaagtcgaaaatttaaaaaaaataaaaattaatttttaaaaatttaaattaaaaaattaaattaaaattgccaaaatttaaagaataaagtagaaaacattttttattaaataaaaattttaaaaataaaaaaaaatgattaaaattttaaaaataaaaattaaattaaattttaaaaaaaataaaaaaaaaaataccaaattaaaaattaaaatataaaaaaaaaaaattaaaaattaaaatttaaaataaaaattaatttttttttaatttttgcaaataaattcaatttttttatttgaaaaaaaaatttttaaattattttaaatattatttttataattatttttaatttttcacttttaaaattaaattttaaaataaaaaaaaattaaattattaaaataaaaaaaaatattaaaaaaaaaaaataataaaatattgagacAAAAACTTCGAAATAGATTTAgcttagaaattaaattaaaaaaataagaaaaatggaaataattaatttttttctcttcacagCTGTAGATTTCTTTAACCAGATAAATATGTTATACGGCACAATCACAGAATTTTGCACAGAAGATACGTGTTGCATCATGTCGGCAGGTCCCAAATACGAGTATCACTGGGCCGACGGTCAAACAGTGAAAAAACCCATCAAATGCAGTGCCCCGAAATACATCGATTATCTCATGACGTGGGTGCAAGACCAACTCGACGACGAAACACTATTTCCGTCAAAAATTGGCGTTCCCTTCCCGAAAAACTTCCTCGCGATCGCAAAGACAATACTGAAGCGCCTCTTTCGCGTCTACGCTCACATCTATCATCAGCATTTCACCGAAGTCGTCAGGCTTGGCGAAGAGGCGCATCTCAATACGTCCTTCAAgcactttatatttttcgtacAAGAATTCAACCTCATCGATCGTCGTGAATTAGCGCCGCTCCAAGAGCTCATTGACAAACTGACAGCGAAGGATGGACGGTaaacttctaaaataattaatttttttcacgtaaTTCGTAGATTTTAAGAGCTTtctcatttataatttttttttgttagtcgaTAAGTTtgtagtagattttttttaattaattaattattattatattatattatttgtaCTGCCTTtcccctaaaaaaataattagaattgtATTTAtgtgacaatttttcttaaaaaaatataatttgtacTCAAAAACTGCAATTAATTCCTAAATAGAAAGTCGAGAAAGTCTCGCCGGAAATTAAACCGAGCaattttctcgcaaaaaatacatttaattttgctaaaaatatccttttttgttattatcatttttttttcgtgtcatttACGCAAAAGAAACAATCTTTCGAGGTCATGTCATCGTGCTTCCTTGTACGGAGCAATGTTAATGTTAATCCAATAATCGTCTTTGTAGCATGATGTATACAAGTTATTATCGTTGGTAGTAAATATTTCCGTTTGCTATTTGATTTCCTTCAGTTCAGTTGTTTGTGTAGAAGTAGTTTTATTGTCttcatttgatgtttttgctgccttcttatgtatttattagttttgttAGCAGAGtgtttttgttccatttcACTGATTAGAGAGCTATCTCTCACATGtgccattttttttggaaGGGTAAAAGTTGtgaagagaaattttatttgatggaattttaatgaaatttataaattttgaagcaaaaaatttattttttttttaaattttgaagcaaaatagttcaaaaaatttttttaaatttaagaaaattaatttttatgaaaaaaaaaatattttaaagcaaaattttactcattttttcgacagttgtaatttttttatgacaaaatcaataaatttttggcttaaatttacTCTGAGGGTGttgaaagttaaatttttatatattttcaaaaaattttaaagaaaaaatttttaaaagatttttataaaaataaattcatagtgcataatttcttaatttttgtaaattctgagaaaatttctaaattccTTACCTGAATATATGTATCTCTTCTCAATTGAgagttggaaatattttttaatttaatttttttttgtttaattttaattttttaatttttttttttaatttatatttttattattttatttttttttcaaatttttttttttttttaatttttttttatttaaatttttttattttaattttttttttattttaatttttttttttttttattttttttttaattttaatttttttatttaatttaattttttttattatttttttatttaaaatttttaaaaattttttatttttttttttttttttatttaaattttattttttattttaattttttttattttatttttaattgtttgcttaaaattaaatttaaaaaattgcacatgTGAGAGATAccatcatcaaatttttatgttgattcCTATCATTACCATCCCATCCTtcattcgtatttttttatgagtttttatcACGTAAAATCGCTTAATTAACTCTGATTGATTGTGCTTCCATTTCCGCTCGCCATTTCAttacctcaaaaattttctttcagatCGCCCGACGACGGATTCCTTCTAACGAAATTCGAGTAATTTTCACTCATTTCATCACATGCGAgctttttgcttcatttccaAGCGACGCTGTAGTAGTTTGAGCCACTCGCATATTTATAACATATTCATTAGCTTACTCTTCTATTTGATTAacgtatttattataattatcgtaaaaacttaaaattaagatgCTGCTTTCCATTCAGTCTTAAAATTTAGAGTTAAaggcaattatttaaaaaaaaataaaatatcacacaaaaaaaggttgTAAATAGGCGAACCTTGTAgattattacatatttaatggaaatattaaaacaataaaccgatgaaaaatttttaaacagagaaaaaaactatttttccacttgaaaaaaattaaaacaggagacaaaaaagtattttggaAGTAACGGAAAtctaaaaagcaaaacaataaataatattagaaattaatgataaaaattaacacaagATTGATCTGAAACATAATGACTGacgcaaaaaattatgagcgaaaaatattaactttataagggtaaaaaaaaattaaatgttcatttttttgaaaattaaaaacgaaaacttaaccaataaaataaaataaaatatttaaaggaaatatttttgtttttatcacgtcgtcgtcgttgtccgATATTGGTCCAAATGctcgaaaaattcaacatttgcTTCGATTTTTTCTCTCCAATATTTAGCAAGTTCTTCGTAACTTTCTCCCTGACCTCCCAATTCTTTCGGTAAAATTGTTGGATCTTCTGCCGTTCCTCGAGACACGAACATCCGAGATTTGAGTTTTGCTGACATGAAGGAACGGAAAATGTTGAGAGCCCAAATCACGTAACTGGGTACCATGAGAAATTTGAGGAGTTTGATGCGAATGGGATAGACTTCCCAACTTTGAACCGCActgaaatcaaagaaaaaaatgtttttatttgaattttgtaaatattttggtaGTACTACTAAATAAAAGAGATaagattaaaatgtattttttagagGTAAGTGCAATTatggaaagtttttcatgtttttaaaatttaaaaaaattttaaaaagacaataaaaaatacatttaaatttcttgtgtaatttttaaagaaaattaatttaaaaatttaattaaaaaaaattataaaatttttattttgaattaaaattaattttattttttaaattttataatttaattttttttaaataattttaatttaatttttaaataaaaatttaaaatttttaattaattaaacttttgagtcatttataagaaatttcaaattaaaataaatattttttttaaattttaaaaaaaaaattaattcaattcaatttttttgaatttaataaaatttttcactaatttttttttaatttttaatatttttttaattaaatttttgagtcatatttacattaaaattaaatttcaattaaataaattaaaaataattattttgattcaaaattaaaaaaaatattaaatttaatttaaaaaattaaattttaaattaaaataattttaataaatttgattttaaatttgaagatgaatattaattagttaataaaataattaagtgttatcaaattaaattaaatttaataaatgaatttaattaattaaaagatgtatttaaattaaattaattttctatgaataaattttcaaaaattcgtaaatgtcaatttaaaaaaatttccgttaaaaatttgaaattcgcttttttgctaattcaaccaaagttttatcataatttatcttaaaaattttcaaaattaaaaaaaaataaaaaaaaaaatcattaaaacatGAAACACTTTCCACAATTGCCCCATCCTTACTTACTGTTTAATGATCGTCGGCGTCAATTGCAGCCCATGTCCCGCCTTCAAGTGACTCATATCGAAATATGCATTCAATCCATGTACCGATATCGTTTCATCCATAAACATAAGATAGTCCAAAATCATCTTGGAAGCctaaaaaaccgaaaaaatcaaaacattatATTCAGACTTTTGCCTGATAACACAAGGTCAGCGACTCAAGAGATAAGAGATATCGATAAATGCGTGTCAAACCTTCAAAACATCCGAAAATTTGTGCTTTTTCGGATCATGAGCGCACGTTCGGATGATCACAATTTGTCTATTTTCCGCATCTTTCGTTTTGAGCGGCAAAAAAACCCCAATCCTGAGCAACTCCTGGATTGTCGGATCAAAAGGATTCCGTTCGCTGTACCATTCTGCACGTAGAAACCGCATTTTGTAAAAACtacgaagaaaaatcaattttttatgcaattttttgcaaGTGCAACATAAACCGGTTACTTTTTGATGTTCTCCTTTGTTCGATCAACGTCAAATTTGCGAGCACGAAGGAAATATAACAAAGAAACAGGATCGGGATTTGCATTAATTTCGGGATTTTCTGCAAGCCATTCTTGTAGCTGCACAAGAGCTTCTTCTCGTCGTTCGGGTGTCTCTCCGAGATCATCTTCGGCgaattttttgctgctttccGGCAATTTTGACGAGTATTCTTTCATTTTGTCGTGATGAATGGGCACTAAACGCACTGAATGCTGTCAATAAACTAAAGAAATGTTCATTCATTGTTTTAATCTCTGCGCTCTGCGTGTGATAATGCAATTGTGTGCGACAAAAAGTGCATTGGtgacacaaaattaatgaaatttcttccttcaaatttacaaaacgacctaaaaatagagaaaaaattaattaaaaaataattttttgttaaaaaattaaaatttaagttataaaaaaataagtcacgtggttaaaaatgacaacgcctcaacttgaaaaaatcttgaaatcgACCCACGACGCAAAATGTGAAGGAATGCCAAACTAAAcgtcaataaaaatcatgtcGACAGGTACGAAGagcacttatttttttaaaaaatcttcaaaaatgtgTAATTCTCTCGGAAAATCCGGCAAATAGTGTTGAAAATAGTGCGTGACTTGCAAGTGCAgcgtttgatataaaaaatttcccgaaAAATTTGAAGGCAGAGCGAAAAATGACACGAAATAAAAAACGTACCTCGTGTCCAAAATTATCGCATTCTACGTGCATGTCCCGTAGCACGTACCGCACACACGCCAGCTCACAGAGAGGCAAAATATGAGCTTtgattatgatattttttgtcgatttgtGAAAGTTGTTGCATAAAACCAGCTGTACTTGCAAGGCAAACGCGTTATCTCAGCATTTGTTTTGCTCATTTTCGTCGCGGTTACACAATCGCGGGACGTTTTCGAGAGAATTAGCATCGCaggacacgaaaaaaaaaacattttctgacGTGTTGtgtttcttccatttttaggcaaaaagggaaaaaagagtaaaggaaagaaaatttctttgcaaGAGTTTGTGCAAGTGCCCGGCGGAACTGGCGTAACTCAGGTTCAGGTGCCCACGAAGCTCAGTTGGGCCGACGAGTGCGACGAAGACGATGACATCCAATCGACCAGCACGAAAATCATCGAGCTGCCAACAGCTCCGCGCGCTGCCCGTTTATTAAATGACGACTGCGTTCCGGCAAATCCCCCGTTTTTGGTTTACTTATCTAATCTGCCGTACGACGTCGAAGACGAAGACATTGAGGAATTTTTCCGCAACTTTATCGTCGTTACGATCCGTTTGCCACGCGACGATGACGGCACAAAATCACGCGGTTACGGCTACGTCGAATTCGAGACGCGCGAAGAGCTGATCGATGCGTTGTCGATGCCCGATCCGACAATTCGTGGGCGTCGcatcaaaattgacttgaCGAGTGAAAATGATGGGCGACGCGGCGGAAGAAATAATCGCTATGGCGACAATTACGGCAGCTCCGATCGCAATAACACAAATTGGCGTGATCGACAAGATGGCGGCTTCGCAGGGGGACGAGATCAGGTCGATGGCGGAAGACGACGCAACGATTACGGAAACAGACGAGGAAATGATCGTGAACCTGTTGTCGTTGAAGCGGGCGAAGAAGGCTCTTGGCGCATGGGAGACAGACCGAAATACAGTCCGCCACGCGAACGCAAACAATACGATAGACCGCCACGTGACGATCGCGACAACAATTTCCGGGACAACAACAGAGATCGATTCGGCGGAAGACGACGCAACGACTACAACGATCGCGGCGGCGGCgcgcaagaagaagaagttcaAGCGGAACGTCCCAAGTTGAATTTGAAGCCACGAACATTGCCGATGCCGGAATTGACATTCCCGAAGGAAGAACAAATCCCGACGGCGTTCAAGAATACGAAACAAAATGGCGATGCCGAGCACGGTGATGATGTTCAGCAAAACGGAGATCACGAAGAGGAGCCTGTTGTCGAAGAAAAGCCCAAACCACGCGGAGCTCCGAGTGCAGCAGTTTTCGGAGACGCAAAACCCGTCGATACTGCAGCCAAGGAACGTGAAGTTGAGGAGAAACTCGCGCAACGACGTCTCGAACTCAAACAAAAGGCTGAAGAGGAGCGCAAACGGTTGGCAGAGTCGAAAGAAAATGAAGGAAATAAAGAGGAAGGCGACGAAAATGGGCACGACGAAGAGACAAATAGTGAGCAACAACCCAAATCTGCCGAACCTGTCAAGAGTTGGCGCACGAAAGACGACGACAATAGACCgcgtaacaaaaattatagtcCTGAACGCGACAACAGAGGAGGACCTCCAAGGAGGCATGGTAAGTAATCATTTGTTTCCTTAATTTTATGgcaacttttgaaaataaaatgagaagaaaaaaatttaaaagtaaaaattttgtttaaaaaaaaaaaattgaaaaattactaaaatgtgaaaattaaattacaaaaaattaaaaaaaaaatctaaaaattaatttcaaagtaaaaaaattttgatttttcaacttttctttgaattttaatttttttaattttttttttaattttatttttaattgcttcTTTCATatctaatatttaatttaaaaaaaatatcaaaaataaatctttacgataattttaattaaatttttgaaataaaaaaatgggaaagttttttttttctaacaatattattttttttacttcaatacctatttattaaattacaaaaataatatcaaaataaaaaattaaaaaaaaattataaaaaaaaaataatttttatgaaaatttaaatttttgaaaaattttcttaaattttttttttgaaaaaaattaaaataaatttttacgataatttttgttaaattttaaaaataaaaaaaaataatttttaatttttttataaaatttttcacattcaatgattaataaaactttcgaattattttctttagattaaattttatcttagaaaaatgctaaaaatgtaaaaaaaaaagtattttttttaattaatattttttttttacattgaactTCAAGAGAAAGcatgaaaaaacttaaaataatttttaatttcatcattttttaccaaaactttttacttaaaaactgATTCCGCCCtttctctaattttatttttattttttatcgatttaattttaaaaagtatttgacaaaaaactcataaaattccTTATTTTTAGACGGCAAACTAAGAGATCGCAACTACAACCGAGATAATCGTGACAATCGTGATCACAGACCCAACAATGACAGATACGGTAACAACAGGAATAACCGAAACTACAATCAAAAGGATGGTCGAGGCGGATATCGCGGCGGAGATCGTGATCGGGGACACGGAGGTCCTCCGCCAAGGCATCAAGATCGTGAACGCCGCGAATACAATCGCGATCCGCGAGATATTGAAGAACGTATGCCGAAACTCAAGCCGAGTGAGGGAGCGGTAAGTCTTTTTTCAAGTctaaaatgaaagtttttataaaaaaaaattttttttagaacttttcTGTATCCAATACATTTGCTGGTTTGGTCGTCGATGACCTGGAAGAGTGAAAATACCTTCGAAATTATCGTGCAGCAACAAAACCTGGTGTAAGTAAGAGCTGCAAAGAAtgaaagcattaaaaaaaagagtaaaaaaattatttgtgacGAAAATTaacggttaaaaaattattaaaacaaagcaaaatattttatcaacttttgacatttaaatctgcaaagaaaaaaaactcgttcGTACGTTAGTTCGTTCGTGGAATGCCTAtccaaatataaaataaaaaaataaaccaaaatatATTCTCattgtgaagaaaaattaaatataaataatcttctgcgacaaaaaaaaaataaatatacaaaaaaggaGAAAGAAGCCTCAGGGCGCCcacaatacaaattttgatacaGAACTACGTTGTTTCACGTGCGACATCACCTTTAATACAAGGGAAAATCATATTTACGCATAAAACGGttgaaaaacgagaaaaaatacgaaataagATTAatcattgtaataaaaaaaagacgttTAATGTTCATCAAaccttgagaaaaaaaataaaaataaaatgaaaataaacgcAAAAAATCGTAGGATGGCAAAACAAAGATTGAGACGGGCTGTAGAATTTGTAAACATAGGAAGCTttagtaataattttcttttattttctcagAAACTACAGACCCTCCCAGAATTGCGACTTTCGTAGTTTCAATTCTGGGAGggattcgtaaaaaaaagctCCTTTTTAActactaaacaaaaaattgtacagtTCGCTGTTTATTTTGggaacaattttctttttttttatccaccTTTTGTGTGAGAACAGTAGCTCAACAATGCACCAATGAGaatatattaattatgtttagtttaaaagttaaagtcgtcgaagataaatatttttttgttccattattttttttttgttgaatagtaaaatacatataataataacagagtGTTTTTTAATCGGATatggaaaaaatgatttttgtctataaataaacataaagaaaaaaaagtaaaaaaaaaataatcataatattaatattgtatCCCATTtgtaaaactttattattaattaaacataaaatatgtgtaaattaattgataatattgattcatgataataataaataataaaaaaggaagaataaaaaaattgtatttatgattttaaaaggcttcaaaaagttttaaaataaaaagtttattgaaaatttaaattgaacttcaaaatgtgaatttttcaatatatggtatttttttcagtttaatctGAACTGCAATTTTGTGAGAAAGAAGTCCAATTATGTACAACACATTTCGAAgtgctaattaaaattaaatcttgaaaatacataaaattacattaagtgaaagaataaattagaattcaaaataaattcaaacttcataaattttagcaaattttgtatatttttttaaagtaaattcatAAGAAGGACAATATGAGCAAATAGAAACATTAAcgttgatgaaaatttgttttttttttttaacaaaagagcACATATTTGAATTGATCGTAAAAAAACTTGATGGGGGTACGGGAAAACGtataaacagagaaaaaaatacaaaaatttatttacaagtcAAACTTAATTTTAGAGTCGGATAGTTTTTTGACGTAagggatgaaatttttcattaagcaCACTCAACTGTTTTATCCTATATTGCCGATACCGAAGCTGTTCATAATCCGTTGGTATTTAGCGGAGTTTTTGAGATTCAGTACATCTTTCTTTTAAGGATTACGATATGTTGTATCACTTTATCacgaaaagttttttcatcgCAGCTGGCAGGTGCATAGTTTACATGTTCtgtgttataattttttaaaaaatataagatatCAAGACACCCTTGTTTGGTTTTTTTATTCGAGATCAAAAGATATTAGACTTGTAAAATGTGTCAGAAGCTTCttgcatttttgtttttgcttctTTACTTCCGGGTATTAAATAGgaactaaaacgaaaaaaaacccaTGAGAAGattatattagaaaaatattaaacaaattaaatcttaatttttttgttcacttctTCATATTGCATAATTTATATCATATTATATCATATCATATCTTCATATTGcataattttcctaaaaaaacttaaaaataaattacaaaaaaaaataaaaaattcttaccttctactacataaaattttttgtcattttttcgcaaaatcacactcaaattttttcaaactccAAAACATGGATGCCATTTTAAAGTTCATCatgtagaattta is part of the Culicoides brevitarsis isolate CSIRO-B50_1 chromosome 3, AGI_CSIRO_Cbre_v1, whole genome shotgun sequence genome and harbors:
- the LOC134833653 gene encoding eukaryotic translation initiation factor 4B; this encodes MSTGKKGKKSKGKKISLQEFVQVPGGTGVTQVQVPTKLSWADECDEDDDIQSTSTKIIELPTAPRAARLLNDDCVPANPPFLVYLSNLPYDVEDEDIEEFFRNFIVVTIRLPRDDDGTKSRGYGYVEFETREELIDALSMPDPTIRGRRIKIDLTSENDGRRGGRNNRYGDNYGSSDRNNTNWRDRQDGGFAGGRDQVDGGRRRNDYGNRRGNDREPVVVEAGEEGSWRMGDRPKYSPPRERKQYDRPPRDDRDNNFRDNNRDRFGGRRRNDYNDRGGGAQEEEVQAERPKLNLKPRTLPMPELTFPKEEQIPTAFKNTKQNGDAEHGDDVQQNGDHEEEPVVEEKPKPRGAPSAAVFGDAKPVDTAAKEREVEEKLAQRRLELKQKAEEERKRLAESKENEGNKEEGDENGHDEETNSEQQPKSAEPVKSWRTKDDDNRPRNKNYSPERDNRGGPPRRHDGKLRDRNYNRDNRDNRDHRPNNDRYGNNRNNRNYNQKDGRGGYRGGDRDRGHGGPPPRHQDRERREYNRDPRDIEERMPKLKPSEGANFSVSNTFAGLVVDDLEE
- the LOC134834836 gene encoding retinol-binding protein pinta; translation: MKEYSSKLPESSKKFAEDDLGETPERREEALVQLQEWLAENPEINANPDPVSLLYFLRARKFDVDRTKENIKNFYKMRFLRAEWYSERNPFDPTIQELLRIGVFLPLKTKDAENRQIVIIRTCAHDPKKHKFSDVLKASKMILDYLMFMDETISVHGLNAYFDMSHLKAGHGLQLTPTIIKHAVQSWEVYPIRIKLLKFLMVPSYVIWALNIFRSFMSAKLKSRMFVSRGTAEDPTILPKELGGQGESYEELAKYWREKIEANVEFFEHLDQYRTTTTT
- the LOC134835010 gene encoding FAST kinase domain-containing protein 4, translated to MFSMHRHLRKCFAFRLLQRGSHSEVASMAAVSRAASDDKGQTTKVDVTSMEEVKSASTMSTGRRKGMVAAAFASLKDESSKDKSVASLLVDERILKANTVNELLSIGTNKENKINRKQALTIISILSQWSSIGKVKPSEYESDERFTGICRILGRVVNRSNTNLGSDRHAAHRAADLNVVLHVTGEDEASKLVANLSLTQMVKVLTSLAQQKNRSLTLLRTVASNITANSEKMNMKVASDALYAMAILNFWDTVLIERICADAQAALPTTTKSAVVGSIVTSLGCLRYRNTEFLESVAEWTLKNFEECRTQDVAALFHSLGMLNYPTSKFDELKKKALREDEFPKSMDYLTHVWSLVLLNAATNEQVDSVLRREFIEKLVNERRGDLLPSTKKKLLNINAYATASKDYKGSFLPPESTIFAVPLMYSKEKQISVHGMLESLRSLVSLEKFVKISMNTNMGFVIDAECCFDAKGNPVPIEKADSSCKRVAFMVQEFNEMCQGTEICPSGITNLSTTLLEKTGRHVVSLPYNEFSVSEKLLKRVQYIDEKLKVILNKK
- the LOC134833754 gene encoding MOB kinase activator-like 1, whose translation is MSFLFRSSKTFKPKKNIPEGTHQYDLMKHAAATLGSGNLRNAVQLPDGEDLNEWVAVNTVDFFNQINMLYGTITEFCTEDTCCIMSAGPKYEYHWADGQTVKKPIKCSAPKYIDYLMTWVQDQLDDETLFPSKIGVPFPKNFLAIAKTILKRLFRVYAHIYHQHFTEVVRLGEEAHLNTSFKHFIFFVQEFNLIDRRELAPLQELIDKLTAKDGR